From Bosea sp. NBC_00550, the proteins below share one genomic window:
- a CDS encoding MFS transporter, whose amino-acid sequence MVTTTTAGRASASPASIRKAVTAATVGTVIEWYDYALYGAASGLIINKLFFPNLSPVAGVLAAFATFAVGYFARPVGGIVIAHIGDKFGRKPALILTIALMGLATVGMGLLPTYGQIGALAPVLLVLMRLIQGFGAGAELAGAIVLVAEYAPPNRRAFYTGLPNAATLVGIMLATLSFLFISYLPEETLLGWAWRVPFLLSGVLFLVALYIRKHLDETPEYVEAVARAEERKHEQQVPIGQLFRESPKEVLFGFLSVTGHNANAYILSTFSLSYMTNTVGMARSDGLIAVTIGSLFGIIGVPFLGTLADRIGSAKVYMGGALFVLLLAYPLFLMLDTGSLFWSAVGISLGYGIGFGAMAGAQGAFLANLFPTRYRFSGLAMSRELNGVLVAGPTPFIAATLVAAADGKPIYVAAYLMACCALTIIAVLTIQHRSVHE is encoded by the coding sequence ATGGTAACGACAACGACGGCCGGCCGCGCGAGCGCGAGCCCGGCCAGCATCCGCAAGGCGGTGACCGCGGCGACGGTCGGTACCGTGATCGAGTGGTACGATTACGCGCTCTACGGCGCGGCCTCGGGCCTGATCATCAACAAGCTGTTCTTTCCCAACCTGTCGCCGGTCGCCGGCGTGCTCGCCGCCTTCGCCACCTTCGCGGTCGGCTATTTCGCTCGCCCGGTCGGCGGCATCGTCATCGCCCATATCGGCGACAAGTTCGGCCGCAAGCCGGCGCTGATCCTGACCATCGCCCTGATGGGCCTCGCCACTGTCGGCATGGGCCTGCTGCCGACCTATGGGCAGATCGGCGCTTTGGCGCCGGTCCTGCTCGTGCTGATGCGGCTGATCCAGGGCTTCGGTGCCGGCGCGGAGCTGGCGGGCGCGATCGTGCTCGTCGCCGAATACGCCCCGCCGAACCGGCGTGCCTTCTATACCGGCCTGCCCAACGCCGCGACGCTGGTCGGCATCATGCTGGCGACGCTGTCCTTCCTTTTCATCTCCTACCTGCCGGAAGAGACGCTGCTGGGCTGGGCCTGGCGCGTGCCCTTCCTGCTCTCGGGCGTGCTCTTCCTCGTCGCGCTCTATATCCGCAAGCATCTCGACGAGACGCCCGAATACGTCGAGGCCGTGGCCCGCGCCGAGGAGCGCAAGCACGAGCAGCAGGTCCCGATCGGCCAGCTCTTCCGCGAAAGCCCGAAGGAAGTGCTGTTCGGCTTCCTGTCGGTCACCGGGCATAACGCCAACGCCTATATCCTCTCGACCTTCTCGCTGAGCTACATGACGAACACGGTCGGCATGGCTCGCTCGGACGGCCTGATCGCCGTCACCATCGGCTCGCTCTTCGGCATCATCGGCGTGCCCTTCCTCGGCACGCTCGCGGATAGGATCGGCAGCGCCAAGGTCTATATGGGCGGCGCGCTCTTCGTGCTGCTGCTGGCCTATCCGCTGTTCCTGATGCTCGACACCGGCAGCCTGTTCTGGTCGGCGGTCGGCATCAGCCTTGGCTACGGCATCGGCTTCGGCGCCATGGCCGGCGCGCAGGGCGCGTTCCTCGCGAACCTGTTCCCGACGCGCTACCGCTTCTCGGGGCTGGCGATGTCGCGTGAACTGAACGGCGTCCTCGTCGCCGGCCCGACGCCGTTCATCGCGGCAACGCTGGTCGCTGCCGCCGACGGCAAGCCGATCTATGTCGCGGCCTATCTCATGGCTTGCTGCGCGCTGACGATCATCGCCGTGCTGACGATCCAGCACCGCTCGGTCCACGAATAA
- a CDS encoding phytoene/squalene synthase family protein, with product MPQTETDDRRETAPARLPEAYAHCAALVREQDQDRYIAGLYAPEDRRAALFALYAFSLEIARVRALVSEPLPGEVRLQWWRDVLEGEPAGESQAHPVAAALLDTVKRYRLPIAPLTALIDARIFDIYDDPMPSLRDLEGYAGETASALFRLASIILAGGRDPGGATACGHAGVAYALTGLMRAFPWHAAEGQVYLPADILTRNGVTRDDIVRGRGGPGVLYTLKELREIARGHLKKLTSLRETIPPALKPAFLPVALVEPYLKRMEAGGYDPYRTIITLPAWRRQWVLWRAARSR from the coding sequence ATGCCGCAGACCGAGACCGACGACCGCAGGGAAACCGCGCCGGCGCGCCTGCCGGAGGCCTATGCCCATTGCGCCGCGCTGGTGCGCGAGCAGGATCAGGATCGCTATATCGCCGGCCTCTACGCGCCGGAGGATCGGCGGGCGGCGCTGTTCGCGCTTTACGCCTTCAGCCTTGAGATCGCGCGGGTGCGGGCGCTGGTCAGCGAGCCGCTGCCAGGCGAGGTCAGGCTGCAATGGTGGCGCGACGTGCTCGAAGGCGAGCCGGCCGGCGAGTCGCAGGCGCATCCGGTAGCCGCGGCGCTGCTCGACACCGTCAAGCGCTACCGCCTGCCGATCGCCCCGCTGACGGCGCTGATCGATGCGCGCATCTTCGACATCTACGACGACCCGATGCCTTCGCTGCGAGACCTGGAAGGCTATGCGGGGGAGACCGCGAGCGCGTTGTTTCGGCTTGCCAGCATCATTCTGGCGGGCGGGCGCGATCCGGGCGGGGCGACGGCCTGCGGCCATGCCGGCGTCGCCTATGCGCTGACCGGGCTGATGCGCGCCTTCCCCTGGCATGCGGCGGAGGGGCAGGTCTATCTGCCGGCCGACATCCTGACCCGCAACGGCGTGACGCGCGACGACATCGTGCGCGGGCGTGGCGGGCCGGGCGTGCTCTACACGCTCAAGGAATTGCGCGAGATCGCCCGCGGCCACCTCAAGAAGCTCACCAGCCTGCGAGAGACGATTCCGCCGGCGCTGAAGCCGGCCTTCCTGCCCGTCGCGCTGGTGGAGCCCTATCTCAAGCGGATGGAAGCCGGGGGGTACGATCCCTACCGCACCATCATAACCCTGCCGGCCTGGCGCCGGCAGTGGGTGCTTTGGCGGGCGGCACGGTCGCGCTGA
- a CDS encoding Mth938-like domain-containing protein, whose protein sequence is MPRFDGFVPGRFPLDAIGAGGFRFAEMSHKGSIIATPAGIRIWPVTRFSEVTVESLQSVLDEADGIDFLLIGTGADIAFIPPALRDPLKQAGITVEGMATGAAARTYNVLVGEDRRVAAALIAVD, encoded by the coding sequence ATGCCGCGCTTCGACGGCTTCGTTCCCGGCCGCTTTCCGCTCGATGCGATTGGAGCCGGCGGCTTTCGCTTCGCGGAGATGAGCCACAAGGGCTCGATCATCGCGACGCCGGCCGGCATCCGCATCTGGCCGGTGACGCGTTTTTCCGAAGTGACGGTCGAGAGCCTGCAGTCGGTGCTGGACGAGGCTGATGGCATCGACTTCCTGCTGATCGGGACAGGCGCCGATATCGCCTTCATTCCGCCCGCTCTGCGTGATCCGCTGAAGCAGGCCGGGATCACGGTCGAGGGGATGGCGACGGGCGCTGCGGCGCGGACCTACAATGTCCTGGTCGGCGAGGACCGGCGTGTTGCCGCGGCGTTGATCGCGGTCGACTAG